Proteins encoded in a region of the Marinobacter arenosus genome:
- the dnaX gene encoding DNA polymerase III subunit gamma/tau translates to MSYQVLARKWRPRTFEDMVGQEHVLQALIHALENQRLHHAYLFTGTRGVGKTTIGRLLARCLNCETGITPRPCGECSSCMEIQEGRFVDLIEIDAASRTGVDDMRELTDNVQYAPTRGRYKVYLIDEVHMLTNQSFNAFLKTLEEPPEHVKFLLATTDPQKLPVTVLSRCLQFNLKRMTPEHIAGHLQHVLTEEQVPFEEPALWLLARAADGSMRDALSLTDQAIAFGNQKLAASDVSNMLGTIDQRDIERLVNALVDRDGPGLLSEINRISDFAPDYSVILADLLSLFHRVTMEQVVPGSADNALGDAAQVQTLARKLSAEDAQLFYQAALMGRKDLAVTPDARMGFEMTLLRMLAFRPGADRRGPPAVSSGGQSGGRSSLDEPDPAPASTAESSVHVAAKPAPEPEPEDSAPVHQAVEEAPKRAGEPPQPTPAHSIDESHDESWLASLDAQAAAESVTEPEPNVASVPSESRLPDDTSEPVPDSGPSLADERDEVDAPLPDQPEAPAAPKEVSLPQLEGEFVWERDFRSLGIVGMPGNLASHGALSWQGDTVVLTIDDGHARLLNERHEEKILAGLRNRFGATTELRVEPGDPGPHTPAAYEERQRKARQQAAEEAIRKDPAVQSIVERFEARVVEDSIRPIETSRR, encoded by the coding sequence ATGAGCTACCAGGTACTTGCCCGCAAATGGCGCCCCCGCACGTTTGAAGACATGGTGGGCCAGGAACATGTTCTCCAGGCACTGATTCATGCCCTGGAGAATCAGCGCCTGCACCATGCATACCTGTTTACCGGTACCCGGGGTGTCGGTAAAACCACCATTGGCCGGCTGCTGGCACGGTGCCTGAACTGCGAGACGGGAATAACCCCCAGGCCATGTGGCGAGTGCTCAAGCTGCATGGAGATCCAGGAGGGGCGGTTCGTTGACCTGATTGAGATCGACGCCGCATCGCGAACCGGCGTGGACGACATGCGGGAACTCACTGACAACGTTCAGTATGCGCCCACCCGCGGTCGGTATAAGGTGTACCTCATTGACGAGGTCCACATGCTGACCAACCAGTCCTTTAACGCGTTCCTGAAAACCCTGGAAGAGCCCCCGGAACACGTCAAGTTCCTGCTCGCTACCACCGATCCCCAGAAACTCCCGGTGACGGTGCTGTCCCGCTGCCTGCAATTCAATCTGAAGCGAATGACCCCGGAACACATTGCGGGTCATCTCCAGCACGTATTGACCGAAGAGCAGGTCCCGTTTGAAGAACCTGCGCTATGGCTGTTGGCCCGAGCGGCCGATGGCAGCATGCGTGACGCTCTCAGTCTGACCGATCAGGCCATTGCCTTTGGTAACCAGAAACTGGCGGCAAGCGACGTCAGCAATATGCTCGGTACCATCGATCAGCGTGATATAGAACGGCTGGTTAATGCCCTGGTGGACCGGGATGGCCCTGGTTTGCTCTCGGAGATCAATCGCATCTCCGACTTCGCACCCGATTACAGTGTCATTCTTGCCGACCTCTTGTCTCTGTTCCATCGGGTAACCATGGAACAGGTCGTGCCCGGCAGTGCAGACAATGCCCTGGGGGATGCCGCCCAGGTCCAGACGCTGGCCCGAAAGCTGAGTGCCGAAGACGCCCAACTTTTCTACCAGGCTGCGCTCATGGGACGCAAGGATCTGGCTGTGACGCCGGACGCGCGCATGGGTTTTGAGATGACTCTGCTGCGAATGTTGGCCTTCCGGCCGGGTGCCGATCGACGGGGACCGCCCGCTGTGAGTTCTGGTGGGCAATCCGGGGGGCGGTCGTCCCTCGATGAACCCGACCCTGCGCCCGCCTCAACGGCTGAGTCGTCAGTACACGTTGCGGCCAAACCTGCTCCTGAACCGGAGCCAGAAGATAGCGCTCCTGTTCATCAGGCTGTTGAGGAGGCGCCGAAGCGTGCGGGTGAACCCCCACAGCCCACACCAGCACACAGTATCGACGAATCGCACGACGAATCCTGGCTTGCCAGTCTCGATGCCCAAGCGGCCGCTGAGTCGGTAACCGAACCGGAACCGAACGTTGCCAGTGTCCCGTCGGAGTCCCGCCTCCCGGACGATACCTCCGAGCCCGTGCCTGATTCCGGACCCTCGCTGGCCGACGAGCGGGACGAGGTTGACGCGCCGCTTCCGGATCAACCCGAAGCCCCGGCAGCTCCAAAGGAGGTGTCTTTGCCTCAGTTGGAAGGCGAGTTTGTCTGGGAGCGTGATTTCAGATCGCTCGGTATTGTGGGCATGCCGGGAAATTTGGCCAGCCATGGAGCGCTGTCCTGGCAAGGTGATACCGTTGTCCTGACTATCGATGACGGGCATGCGCGTCTTCTGAACGAAAGGCACGAAGAAAAGATTCTGGCTGGCTTGAGAAATCGTTTTGGTGCTACCACTGAATTACGTGTGGAGCCCGGTGACCCCGGGCCTCATACGCCAGCGGCTTACGAGGAACGTCAGCGGAAAGCCCGCCAACAGGCGGCGGAAGAGGCAATCCGCAAGGATCCGGCCGTCCAGTCGATCGTTGAACGTTTTGAGGCGCGGGTAGTCGAAGACAGTATCCGGCCAATCGAGACAAGCAGGAGGTAA
- a CDS encoding 2OG-Fe(II) oxygenase encodes MTLDVRERLGPALLAALASEVAVLDRSDAMKSAGVGRGSELVRDRSVRRDRIAWLQGATVPQASLFEFFEEIRSGLNQRLFLGLKRFESHYATYHPGDFYKKHLDSFRGRASRVVSLVLYLNDDWRAEDGGELRVFNRDSENEICGQVLPEAGRMALFLSEEIPHEVLPAHRTRYSLACWFRQDEVPLPL; translated from the coding sequence ATGACGCTGGATGTCCGCGAACGGCTTGGTCCGGCCTTATTGGCAGCCCTGGCTTCAGAGGTGGCAGTGCTGGATCGGTCGGATGCCATGAAAAGTGCCGGGGTCGGTCGAGGCAGCGAGCTCGTGCGAGACCGTTCCGTTCGCCGGGATCGAATTGCCTGGCTCCAGGGTGCCACAGTGCCCCAGGCCTCTCTTTTTGAGTTCTTTGAAGAGATACGCTCCGGGCTCAATCAAAGGTTGTTCCTGGGTCTGAAACGCTTCGAGAGCCATTATGCGACCTATCATCCGGGTGACTTCTACAAAAAGCACCTGGACAGCTTCCGGGGGCGCGCCTCCCGTGTCGTCAGCCTGGTACTTTATCTGAATGACGATTGGCGAGCCGAGGACGGCGGGGAGCTGCGCGTATTCAACCGGGACAGCGAGAACGAAATCTGTGGCCAGGTTTTGCCGGAAGCGGGTCGAATGGCGTTGTTTCTGAGCGAAGAGATTCCTCACGAGGTTCTGCCCGCCCATCGCACGCGGTACAGTCTGGCGTGCTGGTTCCGACAGGATGAAGTGCCCCTGCCGCTTTAA
- a CDS encoding D-hexose-6-phosphate mutarotase has protein sequence MSESSNRPPLSLSPGQWSFTRWKTIGQLEALDVHHPLFRATIFLQGAHLTHFAPRGEADWLFLSDTARLEPGRAIRGGIPVCWPWFGDPARNAPEVRKRIHTDSAHGFARTALWKLEDVRESAHEVEISLSLDANEDFAEVWTGHAIALITFSFSIRGCQVALTTTNLGSDPLAFSQALHSYFPTSDISRSRVLGLGSSNYIDTLRNWEYFSQEGPVYFEGETDRIYESGEPLTIVTPAGSRKLKSVGSDSTVVWNPGPDKAARLSDFPDHAWKNMLCVETANAIGDYRVLYEGQSHTLGVLIGRS, from the coding sequence ATGTCTGAAAGCAGTAACCGACCGCCACTCTCACTCTCTCCCGGCCAGTGGTCCTTTACGCGCTGGAAAACCATCGGGCAACTCGAAGCGTTGGATGTTCACCACCCCCTATTCCGGGCGACCATTTTTCTGCAAGGGGCTCACCTGACCCACTTTGCACCCCGGGGTGAAGCCGACTGGCTGTTTCTCAGTGACACCGCACGCCTGGAGCCGGGGCGAGCCATTCGGGGCGGAATTCCGGTGTGCTGGCCCTGGTTCGGAGATCCTGCCAGAAATGCGCCGGAAGTCCGGAAAAGGATTCACACGGACAGCGCCCACGGTTTCGCCCGAACGGCCCTCTGGAAGCTGGAGGACGTTCGGGAAAGTGCTCACGAGGTTGAAATCAGTCTGTCACTTGACGCCAACGAAGATTTCGCGGAAGTGTGGACCGGCCACGCGATTGCCCTCATTACCTTCAGCTTTTCCATTCGCGGCTGCCAGGTGGCGCTGACGACGACCAACCTCGGTAGTGATCCATTGGCGTTCAGCCAGGCCCTGCACAGCTACTTCCCCACATCCGACATTTCCAGGAGCCGCGTCCTGGGCCTGGGGAGCAGCAACTATATTGATACCCTCAGAAACTGGGAGTATTTCAGCCAGGAAGGCCCTGTGTATTTTGAAGGGGAAACCGACAGGATTTACGAGAGCGGAGAACCTTTGACCATTGTCACACCCGCTGGCAGCCGCAAGCTCAAGTCCGTGGGGAGCGACTCCACCGTCGTCTGGAATCCCGGTCCTGACAAAGCTGCTCGACTGTCGGATTTTCCGGACCATGCCTGGAAGAACATGCTCTGCGTCGAGACAGCCAATGCCATTGGTGATTATCGGGTGCTCTATGAGGGCCAGAGCCACACACTCGGCGTTCTGATCGGACGCTCCTGA
- a CDS encoding lysophospholipid acyltransferase family protein: protein MSLASFLKSRLIPEDLEQHVNRIRKPIGTLGYDPWGYNNEAIKYGLALTRQIYEKYFRVQAHGVEKIPSEGPVLIIANHSGQLPIDGLLIGYALASRKENPRMPRAMIERFFPTVPWLGNLLNEVGAVLGDPVNCAKMLANDEAVIVFPEGIRGSGKLYRDRYELKRFGNGFMHLAMKYKAPIVPVGVVGCEETIPAIANIKPLARTLGIPYAPVALPVVLPAKVHLNFGDPMYFDDLEIPEEQVTERVEKVKAEISRLIDKGLSERKRLF from the coding sequence ATGAGTCTGGCATCGTTTTTGAAATCCAGGCTAATTCCTGAAGATCTGGAGCAACACGTTAATCGCATTCGAAAACCCATCGGAACATTGGGTTACGATCCCTGGGGTTACAACAACGAAGCGATCAAGTATGGGCTTGCTCTAACCAGGCAGATCTATGAGAAATACTTTCGCGTCCAGGCCCACGGCGTCGAGAAGATCCCGTCGGAGGGCCCTGTGCTCATCATCGCCAACCACAGCGGCCAGCTTCCGATCGATGGCCTTCTGATTGGCTACGCCCTGGCATCACGCAAGGAAAATCCACGCATGCCAAGGGCTATGATTGAGCGGTTCTTCCCAACTGTGCCTTGGCTTGGGAACCTGCTCAATGAGGTAGGCGCCGTGCTCGGAGATCCGGTGAACTGCGCCAAAATGCTGGCCAACGATGAAGCCGTCATTGTTTTCCCCGAGGGCATTCGGGGTTCCGGCAAACTGTACCGCGACCGGTATGAGCTAAAGCGTTTTGGCAATGGTTTCATGCACCTGGCCATGAAGTACAAGGCACCAATCGTTCCGGTAGGCGTAGTGGGCTGCGAAGAAACCATTCCAGCCATCGCCAACATCAAGCCACTGGCCAGGACGTTGGGCATTCCCTATGCGCCGGTCGCCCTCCCCGTTGTCCTGCCGGCCAAGGTGCACCTTAACTTTGGTGATCCCATGTACTTCGATGACCTGGAAATCCCGGAAGAACAGGTCACCGAGCGGGTTGAAAAGGTGAAAGCCGAGATAAGCCGGCTGATTGACAAAGGATTGAGTGAACGGAAAAGGCTTTTCTGA
- a CDS encoding SDR family oxidoreductase has product MTQHRRPHILVTGAAGALAQQVINQLRDHCDLVAVDFREQVYLGDDIPSYCIDFNKRVFEDLFRRYEFDGVIHLGRIMSSQLTRMRRYNANVLGTQKLLDLSHKYGIKRVVVLSTFHVYGAVAYNPALIDESAPLKSAGLSADLVDSVELENLANIYLWRYPELNITILRPCNIVGPGVRNTISTLLASERAPVLAGFSPMMQFIHIDDMADAIVLAYKRPVRGVFNVAPQDWVAYQHALKLCNCKRIPIPSVPPALPSLILRTLKLRSFPSYLMAFFKYPVVIDGRAFAKEFGFSPKRPLKEIFRFYRDNKKPV; this is encoded by the coding sequence ATGACACAGCATCGCAGACCTCACATTCTTGTCACCGGCGCCGCCGGTGCGTTGGCCCAGCAGGTCATCAACCAACTTCGCGACCACTGCGACCTCGTCGCTGTCGACTTTCGGGAGCAGGTATACCTGGGTGACGATATCCCCAGCTACTGCATTGATTTCAACAAACGGGTATTCGAAGATCTGTTTCGCCGCTATGAGTTTGATGGTGTCATTCACCTCGGCAGGATCATGTCCAGCCAACTCACCCGCATGCGTCGATACAACGCCAATGTGCTGGGGACCCAGAAATTGCTGGACCTGAGCCACAAATACGGCATTAAACGGGTTGTCGTACTGTCCACGTTCCACGTGTACGGCGCCGTCGCCTACAACCCCGCGCTGATTGATGAATCGGCGCCATTGAAAAGCGCCGGTCTGAGTGCCGACCTGGTGGATTCCGTGGAACTGGAGAACCTCGCCAACATCTACCTGTGGCGCTATCCGGAGCTCAACATCACCATTCTGAGGCCGTGTAACATTGTCGGTCCCGGTGTGCGGAACACCATCAGCACCCTGCTCGCCAGTGAACGAGCTCCCGTATTGGCGGGTTTCTCACCCATGATGCAGTTCATCCACATAGACGATATGGCAGACGCCATCGTGCTGGCCTACAAACGACCTGTCCGGGGCGTTTTCAACGTTGCGCCGCAAGACTGGGTTGCCTACCAGCACGCCTTGAAACTGTGCAATTGCAAACGCATCCCGATACCCTCGGTGCCGCCCGCGCTCCCCTCACTGATCCTGCGTACCTTGAAGCTGAGAAGTTTTCCTTCTTACCTGATGGCGTTTTTCAAGTATCCTGTCGTAATAGACGGCAGAGCATTCGCCAAAGAGTTCGGGTTCAGCCCCAAGCGACCGCTCAAGGAAATCTTCCGTTTCTATCGGGACAACAAGAAACCGGTTTAG
- the prsK gene encoding XrtA/PEP-CTERM system histidine kinase PrsK has product MVSDFSVISHVAAALTFGLLAILVATRYVRRDVDRALFLAAIVTTVWSSALVMQSLLGYPGFFIRYLLELLRYAAWILLLFAMLRNAFRQGSLTGQLKQVLGVSTTILLFLLLGFGILEYVFGLSILNGKTRLLGQIALSLLGLSLVEQIWRNSPGFGRSSMKYLCIGVATLFAFDFFMYADALLFGQVADSFWNARGFVNALLVPLFAINVINTRKQPVDFQLSHAAVFHAGTLIFAGAYLLCLAIGGYYVRVLGGDWGDALQVLFFTISLAFLATLILSRRIRAKLMVLISRNFFDYKYDYRDEWLKMTRELANLGDEPPLPERVTRILAGLVESNAGAIWLKGEHESYVLKASVNLSPPRYTVIDKDSELVRFFKHREWVVDLREYRNDPVSYDLLEIPDAIAKMPDAWLIIPLYLGNELYGIAMVGNPYAKVELNWENFDLVKVVARQTCNLLAQADAQHRLSRAMQFEAVSKASAFMIHDLKTVIAQLSLLVKNASKHRTNPAFIDDMINTTDHAVRKMSNLVDHMRRPSSDTGGELTELDLTGLVRDLLEDFRRQRPVPHLEGDPPKAIILADSEQLRSILGHLIQNAQDATPPDGEITLTQKISKGNVVLFIQDSGCGMTEEFINYQLFKPFESTKGLAGMGIGAFQAQEYMQKLGGHIDVTSEPGVGSCFSLRFPLAETALDVEEEAPEQSLPGEGQPRESAN; this is encoded by the coding sequence ATGGTAAGCGACTTTAGCGTTATCAGCCATGTGGCAGCGGCCCTGACCTTTGGTCTGCTGGCAATTCTTGTCGCCACCCGATATGTCAGGCGTGACGTCGATCGCGCCCTGTTTTTGGCGGCCATTGTCACGACTGTCTGGTCGTCAGCTCTGGTTATGCAGAGCCTGCTGGGGTACCCCGGCTTTTTTATCCGGTACCTGCTGGAGCTTCTTCGCTACGCAGCCTGGATCCTTCTGCTGTTCGCAATGCTACGGAATGCCTTTCGTCAGGGCAGCCTGACCGGGCAGCTCAAGCAGGTCCTTGGGGTATCCACCACGATCCTTCTGTTTCTCCTGCTCGGCTTCGGAATCCTGGAGTACGTTTTCGGCCTTTCCATTCTGAATGGCAAGACACGCCTTCTCGGGCAGATTGCGCTGTCCCTGCTCGGCCTGTCACTGGTCGAACAAATCTGGCGAAACTCCCCGGGATTCGGCCGCTCAAGCATGAAATACCTATGCATCGGCGTAGCTACCCTGTTTGCGTTCGATTTCTTCATGTACGCGGATGCCTTGCTGTTTGGCCAGGTGGCGGATTCGTTCTGGAACGCCCGCGGCTTTGTGAATGCCCTCCTCGTGCCGCTGTTCGCCATCAACGTGATCAATACCCGGAAACAGCCCGTTGATTTTCAGTTGTCCCATGCAGCCGTCTTTCACGCCGGCACACTGATCTTTGCCGGCGCCTACCTTCTTTGCCTTGCGATCGGTGGCTATTATGTCCGGGTTCTGGGCGGAGATTGGGGGGATGCTCTTCAGGTCCTGTTCTTCACCATTTCCCTTGCCTTCCTGGCAACGCTGATTCTGTCTCGCCGAATTCGCGCCAAGCTGATGGTGCTGATCAGCCGGAACTTCTTCGACTACAAGTACGACTACCGGGACGAATGGCTGAAAATGACTCGGGAGCTTGCCAATCTGGGCGACGAACCGCCTCTTCCCGAACGGGTAACTCGAATTCTCGCCGGCCTGGTCGAAAGCAATGCGGGTGCCATCTGGCTCAAGGGAGAGCACGAGAGTTATGTCCTGAAAGCTTCCGTCAATCTCTCACCGCCCCGGTACACCGTCATAGACAAGGATTCTGAGCTGGTCCGGTTTTTCAAGCACCGGGAATGGGTGGTCGACCTCAGGGAATACCGGAACGACCCGGTAAGCTACGACTTGCTGGAGATTCCCGATGCCATTGCCAAGATGCCCGATGCCTGGCTGATCATCCCTCTCTATTTGGGCAATGAACTCTATGGCATCGCCATGGTTGGGAACCCTTACGCCAAAGTAGAGCTGAACTGGGAGAATTTTGACCTCGTCAAAGTGGTTGCCAGGCAGACCTGCAACCTTCTGGCTCAAGCGGATGCCCAGCACCGGCTGTCACGCGCTATGCAGTTCGAGGCGGTGAGCAAGGCATCAGCCTTCATGATCCATGACCTGAAGACGGTCATTGCGCAACTGTCATTGCTGGTCAAGAACGCCTCCAAGCACCGGACGAATCCGGCGTTCATCGATGACATGATCAACACCACCGATCACGCGGTCCGTAAGATGTCGAACCTGGTGGATCACATGCGAAGGCCGTCAAGTGATACCGGTGGCGAACTCACGGAGCTGGATTTGACCGGCCTCGTCAGGGACCTTCTTGAGGATTTCCGTAGGCAGCGCCCGGTTCCGCACCTCGAAGGTGATCCGCCAAAAGCCATCATTCTCGCAGACAGTGAACAGTTACGGAGCATTCTCGGACACCTGATTCAGAACGCACAGGACGCGACTCCTCCAGATGGAGAGATCACCCTGACTCAGAAGATTTCAAAGGGTAACGTTGTGCTGTTCATTCAGGATTCGGGTTGCGGGATGACCGAAGAATTCATCAACTACCAGCTGTTCAAGCCCTTCGAAAGTACGAAAGGCCTGGCCGGAATGGGAATCGGGGCGTTCCAGGCCCAGGAGTACATGCAGAAGTTGGGCGGACATATTGACGTCACCAGCGAGCCCGGTGTCGGCTCCTGCTTTTCTCTCCGGTTCCCCCTTGCCGAAACCGCCCTTGATGTCGAGGAAGAGGCGCCCGAACAATCACTTCCGGGAGAAGGGCAGCCCAGAGAGAGCGCCAATTAA
- the prsR gene encoding PEP-CTERM-box response regulator transcription factor: protein MTRRLLIVEDDPGLQSQMRWCFSDDLDITVASDRESALAALRRVEPDVVTLDLGLPPDPGGASEGFGLLEDILRLANTTKVIVVTGREDKENAVKAIGMGACDFYQKPLDAEILTFVVNRAFRLAELERENQDLSRQRNGTNIKGIVAASPQMLSICRTLEKVAPTDVTTLITGETGTGKELLARALHDLSHRARKPFAAINCAAIPENLLESELFGFEKGSFTGATHTKKGKIESANGGTLFLDEIGDMPMALQAKLLRFLQERVVDRVGSIQPIPVDVRVVCATHRNVKTLIESGDFREDLYYRISEITLDVPAVRERDGDALVIAQSLLKALSKDMDRPNLNFTEDAIDAINSYAWPGNVREMINKLKRATIMADGKRVTAEDLELPTENPTRDHQLNLRQVRENAERQAIMQALRTCNFNIAQTSRLLGVTRPTLYNLTDKYRIGTSTETSKT, encoded by the coding sequence GTGACTAGACGACTATTGATTGTAGAGGACGATCCAGGCCTTCAGAGCCAGATGCGCTGGTGTTTCAGTGATGACCTGGATATTACCGTTGCTTCTGACCGGGAATCCGCCCTCGCCGCGCTCAGGCGAGTGGAACCCGACGTAGTGACACTTGACCTCGGCCTTCCACCAGACCCGGGAGGCGCAAGTGAGGGCTTTGGCTTACTTGAAGATATTCTCCGACTGGCAAACACGACGAAAGTCATTGTCGTGACCGGTCGTGAAGACAAGGAGAATGCCGTCAAGGCCATAGGCATGGGCGCCTGTGACTTTTACCAGAAGCCCCTGGACGCCGAGATACTCACGTTCGTCGTCAACCGGGCGTTCAGACTTGCCGAGCTTGAGCGCGAAAACCAGGATCTGTCCAGGCAACGAAACGGCACCAACATCAAGGGTATTGTTGCCGCAAGCCCCCAAATGCTCAGCATCTGCCGCACCCTGGAAAAAGTGGCCCCCACCGACGTCACCACATTGATCACTGGCGAAACCGGTACCGGCAAGGAATTGCTGGCCCGTGCGCTCCACGATCTTAGCCACCGTGCCAGAAAACCTTTCGCTGCCATCAACTGTGCCGCGATTCCGGAAAACCTTCTGGAAAGCGAACTCTTCGGGTTCGAAAAAGGCTCCTTCACCGGGGCGACCCACACCAAGAAAGGCAAAATTGAGAGCGCCAATGGCGGGACGCTGTTTCTGGACGAAATTGGCGACATGCCTATGGCTCTCCAGGCGAAACTGCTCAGATTCCTGCAGGAGCGGGTCGTCGATCGAGTCGGCTCTATTCAGCCGATTCCGGTCGATGTGAGGGTGGTGTGTGCTACCCACCGCAATGTTAAGACACTGATTGAAAGTGGGGATTTCCGCGAAGATCTCTACTACAGGATCAGCGAGATAACCCTTGATGTACCCGCCGTGAGGGAGCGGGACGGGGACGCATTGGTGATAGCCCAATCGCTGCTCAAAGCCCTGAGTAAAGACATGGACCGCCCCAACCTCAATTTCACCGAGGATGCCATTGATGCCATCAATAGCTATGCGTGGCCGGGCAACGTCCGAGAGATGATCAACAAACTAAAACGGGCCACGATCATGGCCGACGGTAAACGAGTCACCGCCGAGGATCTCGAGCTCCCGACTGAAAATCCGACGAGGGACCACCAACTGAACCTGCGACAGGTTCGTGAGAATGCAGAACGCCAGGCCATCATGCAGGCGTTGAGGACGTGCAACTTCAATATTGCCCAGACGTCGAGATTGCTTGGTGTGACCCGACCGACGCTCTACAACCTGACGGATAAATACCGGATCGGGACATCGACCGAGACGTCAAAGACCTGA